A stretch of Aureispira sp. CCB-E DNA encodes these proteins:
- a CDS encoding nucleoside hydrolase: MKELVLMDHDGGIDDLLSVLLLLTMPNIELIGITVTPADCFLEPAIESTYKLLQMTQKEHIPIGRGTFNGVNAFPSEWRARPEIVNSLPMLINLPPSPDPYSLPTAVDLMIASLEAAEAPVKIIMTGPCSNLVLAIEQKPSIATKIKEVIWMGGAFRTPGNVQTYQHNGTAEWNVYWDPIHAQKLFELELPLILIPLDVTNHVPVDKAFLSKLAKQAKYELSNLAAQFWALTVDNIPSYHYIYYMWDILATSYVALEHYFVVEDVQAEVVVRPPNAGQTLLSNSPNSRRVKIAVDVDKEVFYKYLFTQFKADFLAIP, encoded by the coding sequence ATGAAGGAACTTGTATTGATGGATCATGATGGTGGTATAGATGATTTATTGTCTGTCTTACTCTTACTAACAATGCCTAATATTGAACTAATTGGGATTACTGTAACTCCAGCAGATTGCTTTTTGGAGCCGGCCATAGAGTCTACCTACAAGTTGTTGCAAATGACTCAAAAAGAACACATCCCTATTGGTAGAGGAACGTTTAATGGAGTCAATGCTTTTCCTAGTGAATGGAGGGCTAGACCAGAGATTGTTAATTCATTGCCTATGCTAATCAATTTACCTCCCTCACCAGATCCTTATAGTTTACCAACGGCAGTTGATTTGATGATTGCGAGTTTAGAGGCAGCAGAAGCACCTGTTAAAATTATTATGACAGGTCCTTGTTCCAATCTTGTTTTGGCAATAGAGCAAAAACCTAGCATAGCAACAAAAATTAAAGAAGTTATTTGGATGGGGGGAGCGTTTAGAACGCCTGGAAATGTTCAAACCTACCAACACAATGGCACTGCCGAGTGGAATGTTTATTGGGATCCCATTCACGCACAAAAGCTTTTTGAATTAGAATTACCATTGATTTTAATTCCGCTGGATGTTACCAATCATGTTCCTGTTGACAAGGCTTTTTTATCCAAGTTGGCGAAACAAGCTAAGTATGAACTTTCCAACTTGGCGGCACAATTTTGGGCCTTGACAGTCGATAATATCCCAAGTTATCACTATATTTATTATATGTGGGATATTCTAGCAACAAGTTATGTTGCCTTAGAGCATTATTTTGTAGTAGAAGACGTTCAAGCAGAAGTTGTGGTTCGCCCTCCTAATGCAGGGCAGACATTGTTGAGCAATTCTCCCAATAGTAGACGAGTGAAAATTGCTGTAGATGTTGATAAAGAAGTGTTTTATAAATACCTTTTTACTCAATTTAAAGCAGACTTCTTGGCAATTCCCTAA
- a CDS encoding chromophore lyase CpcT/CpeT: MNHYRLSQKNSFSNRYQLGKVQFWVLGLVALFCLGATTTSYGQKRKRNKKHILPYLKDIKSAEEISEIYNKFDRLKYQVIGHFSNRDQVAAGTTTEPQQEFIVMPILKDRPGEFWVYLEFFSPKLIDAPMDQRVEQYVQVTRDSFRMEVYYLKNPKKYVNAWKHAKFPDLNIKKDLVRGDGCDLIIAHQEDKPGTFKTVPPKEINCEMLTAEGPARYVDLEFELSDSKYLMWFHFYNSSKEHLKKSAKNGLEFKRLKEDEMGHLLTEN, encoded by the coding sequence ATGAATCATTATCGACTAAGTCAAAAAAACAGTTTTTCTAATCGTTATCAATTAGGGAAAGTACAATTTTGGGTTTTGGGTTTAGTTGCGCTCTTTTGCTTAGGAGCAACAACAACTTCTTATGGGCAAAAAAGAAAACGAAACAAAAAGCATATTTTGCCTTATTTAAAAGACATTAAATCCGCCGAAGAAATTTCGGAAATTTATAACAAATTTGATCGTTTAAAATACCAAGTTATTGGACATTTTAGCAATAGAGACCAAGTAGCAGCAGGTACAACAACAGAACCGCAACAAGAGTTTATTGTGATGCCTATTCTGAAAGATCGACCAGGAGAATTTTGGGTATATTTGGAGTTTTTCTCTCCAAAATTAATAGATGCTCCAATGGATCAACGGGTAGAGCAGTATGTTCAAGTAACACGAGATTCCTTTAGAATGGAGGTATACTATCTCAAAAACCCTAAGAAATATGTCAATGCATGGAAACACGCCAAGTTCCCTGACTTGAATATCAAAAAAGATTTGGTTAGAGGAGATGGCTGTGATTTGATCATTGCACACCAAGAAGACAAGCCTGGTACATTTAAGACCGTACCACCAAAAGAAATTAATTGTGAGATGTTGACAGCTGAAGGTCCTGCACGTTATGTTGATCTAGAATTTGAATTAAGCGATTCTAAATACCTCATGTGGTTCCACTTCTATAACTCTAGCAAAGAGCATTTGAAAAAAAGTGCTAAAAATGGCTTAGAATTTAAACGTTTGAAAGAAGATGAAATGGGGCATCTGTTAACAGAAAACTAA
- a CDS encoding SulP family inorganic anion transporter, protein MTKKLGTIQQYFKEDVTAAFGLALVVLPIALGIAVASGVPPMAGVLSAVVGGIVATFFRGSHITINGPSAGLIAVMLSGGIALGDGESLIGFQSLLGATIVAGIGQLLFGMLRLGERGDIIPTAAINGMLAAVGFTIIVTQVHLVFGVSLESESAYESFSMIKESFWKLNPIILIISLVAAITLFVHKQMSIKMMQRVPTPIWIVLFTIPIVYYFNFFETHYVPFFNTAYPVGPTYLVDIPLDIKQYLVFPSFAKIDQWEFWSVALSILAVSAIETLASARAVDKLDPLERNTNLNKELIATGLSSIAAGCIGGLPVITAIPVYNGAKTKWSNLYYGIILALFVLICAPIIRWIPLAALAVLLIYTGYKLATPKLWVDTYRKGDDQFLIFFTTFFATLVYGLLAGLFIGIVTTVFNHYAKSNLKLKKFIDYLTQPSIQTTRTENTHELYVKLEGIVNFVNIPKLKKVLKVSAKTEKHIIVDMSHARLIDYTVLEYLHDDAPRYDLPDNINFELVGLGAHDAYSRHPNATRILPSDKKPQLNQRQIALKTLSEENNGEFWPEVRWDFQQLKDFEFFKSRTIEYTFNTAKGNYKMFFEWQTCDITFEEGGVFSNQERYTSVSILHLPFNAPKFVLQREALLDKIGVKLALREEDINMEEYPDFSEKFLLEGADPAAIRKFFNQPLVEYLNSNPYYHMECNGTMLLIFKEMRFATPSAMTRMHTFSNELAEILLESWKAQPLDLEAML, encoded by the coding sequence ATGACAAAGAAGTTAGGAACAATACAACAATATTTTAAAGAAGATGTCACTGCGGCCTTTGGTTTAGCATTGGTCGTTCTACCTATTGCGCTCGGCATTGCTGTCGCATCTGGAGTGCCACCAATGGCAGGCGTTCTATCTGCTGTTGTAGGGGGCATTGTTGCAACTTTCTTCCGTGGGAGCCATATTACAATTAATGGACCTTCGGCGGGATTAATTGCAGTGATGTTGTCTGGCGGAATAGCACTAGGCGATGGGGAATCTTTGATTGGATTTCAATCTCTATTAGGGGCAACTATTGTTGCAGGTATAGGGCAATTGTTGTTCGGAATGCTTCGATTAGGTGAGCGAGGAGATATTATTCCAACCGCAGCAATTAACGGAATGCTGGCGGCTGTAGGATTTACAATTATTGTTACTCAGGTTCATTTGGTATTTGGTGTCTCGCTAGAAAGTGAGAGTGCTTATGAGAGCTTTTCTATGATCAAAGAGAGTTTTTGGAAGTTGAATCCAATTATCTTAATCATTAGCCTTGTTGCAGCCATTACACTATTTGTGCACAAGCAGATGAGTATAAAAATGATGCAAAGGGTACCAACACCGATTTGGATCGTTTTATTTACAATTCCAATTGTTTACTATTTTAACTTTTTTGAGACGCATTATGTACCGTTTTTTAACACGGCTTACCCTGTAGGGCCAACGTATTTGGTCGATATTCCATTAGATATAAAACAGTACCTCGTCTTTCCTAGTTTTGCAAAAATTGACCAATGGGAGTTTTGGTCGGTTGCTTTGAGTATTTTAGCTGTTTCAGCTATTGAAACTTTGGCAAGTGCCAGAGCAGTCGATAAATTAGATCCTTTGGAACGCAACACGAATTTGAATAAAGAGTTGATTGCAACAGGATTAAGTTCTATTGCTGCTGGATGTATCGGTGGTTTGCCCGTTATTACAGCAATTCCTGTTTATAATGGAGCAAAGACAAAATGGTCCAATCTTTACTATGGAATTATACTAGCACTGTTTGTTCTAATTTGTGCTCCAATTATTCGTTGGATTCCTTTAGCAGCATTGGCGGTATTATTGATTTATACAGGATACAAATTGGCAACACCCAAACTTTGGGTGGATACTTATAGAAAAGGAGACGATCAATTTTTGATTTTCTTTACTACTTTTTTTGCCACCTTAGTCTATGGATTATTGGCAGGTTTGTTTATCGGAATTGTGACAACAGTATTTAATCACTATGCCAAGTCAAACTTAAAACTTAAGAAATTTATAGATTACCTAACGCAACCTTCTATTCAAACAACACGTACTGAAAATACACACGAACTTTATGTTAAACTAGAGGGAATTGTGAATTTTGTCAATATTCCCAAATTGAAAAAAGTATTGAAGGTCAGTGCCAAAACGGAAAAGCATATCATTGTAGATATGTCTCATGCTCGTCTGATAGATTATACTGTGTTAGAGTATTTGCACGATGATGCCCCCCGCTATGATTTGCCTGATAATATTAATTTCGAATTGGTTGGTCTAGGAGCACACGATGCTTATTCCCGTCATCCTAATGCAACTAGAATACTACCTAGTGATAAAAAACCACAGTTAAACCAACGTCAAATAGCCTTAAAGACATTGTCAGAAGAAAATAATGGAGAATTTTGGCCTGAGGTTCGTTGGGATTTTCAACAATTAAAAGACTTTGAATTTTTTAAAAGCAGAACTATAGAATATACCTTTAATACAGCGAAAGGAAACTATAAGATGTTTTTTGAATGGCAGACTTGTGATATTACCTTTGAGGAAGGAGGCGTTTTCTCTAACCAAGAACGTTATACAAGTGTGTCTATTTTACACCTCCCATTTAATGCTCCCAAGTTTGTATTGCAACGAGAAGCACTTTTAGATAAAATTGGCGTGAAATTAGCCTTAAGAGAAGAGGATATTAATATGGAAGAGTATCCTGATTTCTCAGAAAAGTTTTTGCTAGAAGGTGCAGACCCCGCAGCCATACGCAAATTTTTTAACCAACCATTGGTTGAATATTTGAATAGCAACCCATATTATCATATGGAATGCAATGGTACTATGTTGTTGATTTTTAAGGAAATGCGTTTTGCTACTCCTTCAGCAATGACTCGGATGCATACATTTAGTAACGAATTGGCAGAGATATTGCTAGAAAGTTGGAAAGCACAGCCATTAGATTTAGAAGCAATGCTGTAA
- a CDS encoding ATP-binding protein, protein MGEIHSKKIIIKNTIEEVQRAISAFETFAIQYDIPETIMVKVNIVLDELLSNIVKYSFPDDDEHEIDISIELFTTGKLIIQLTDAGIPFNPFDTPEPDLSIPLEDREVGGLGILLVKKLMDEYSYKRQVNLNITSMIKNNC, encoded by the coding sequence ATGGGGGAGATACATTCAAAAAAAATTATTATTAAAAACACCATAGAGGAAGTGCAACGTGCAATTAGTGCGTTTGAAACTTTTGCGATACAGTATGATATTCCTGAAACAATTATGGTAAAGGTAAATATTGTGTTAGACGAACTGTTATCCAATATAGTTAAGTACAGCTTTCCCGATGATGACGAACACGAGATTGATATTTCAATAGAGCTGTTCACAACTGGAAAATTAATTATTCAATTGACCGATGCAGGAATACCTTTTAATCCTTTTGATACACCTGAACCAGATCTATCTATCCCCCTAGAAGATCGTGAAGTAGGTGGCTTGGGTATTCTTTTGGTGAAGAAATTGATGGATGAATACAGTTATAAGAGACAGGTGAATTTAAACATCACCTCAATGATTAAAAACAATTGTTAG